Proteins encoded together in one Osmia lignaria lignaria isolate PbOS001 chromosome 4, iyOsmLign1, whole genome shotgun sequence window:
- the FoxP gene encoding forkhead box transcription factor P isoform X12 has translation MDHDTDGDGAINLSTSQRPSAATTPNGDTPSYGQDQQDNDQATSLFAALKQQQQQARDSVPSSRDRDNRERDRDRLSVRNRENTRSNELSGGVTEQQQQQQQQQQQQDLTIEYQSNGKLSPAGHAVTTAPMTQQKQPIITQQSQQPSSGAPGPQPSPHQSPQAPQRASPPNPSQGPPPGGPPGAPPSQNPSQMMLSPASGIHQMQQLLQQHILSPTQLQSFMQQHTLYLQQQQQQHHQDTTSEHASNQERFGYFSSLKDHQHQFAELGRKKLERMIQQLQEQLQLNVIQQTHLLQTADKKKASAPLQQLALQQQQLIQQLQITQSQYLLQQGLGLQGHNPSSGLQPGEGLPMWKSETPDGPESHQNSNVPKSGAGLNGLLNSTVSSRRSEMNGTTPLDEKPLDVSSNDKAHPLYGHGVCKWPGCEVICEDYQAFLKHLNTEHTLDDRSTAQARVQMQVVSQLEIQLQKERDRLTAMMHHLHVAKQMASPEPPKSSESSTGSSIPKLNLSTALMSQPPPNFGVSQVSPVSISALVSAVRSPAGGQLQPSSGAPMPPIPNMSNMSGMPPLPTMPGSMPTMPTMPSMPGPIRRRISDKSALSLAGGLYDEGTVRRRVAVDRSGIDINEEIQRNREFYKNADVRPPFTYASLIRQSIIESPEKQLTLNEIYNWFQNTFCYFRRNAATWKNAIRTNLSLHKCFVRYEDDFGSFWMVDDAEFVKRRHLSRGRPRKYDPTPSPTPPHLSAQGVPSKSPTLTHSPTMYGDALNANLQYFQPALGDSNMGFLSNSMCTSTTTSPDKEHVLAHNDLMSPLDEPAVHIKQEGQSPEGGKLTRLIKRELLDASAEQEGEEDQVDEREYPESHGHDSGQDEDMAEDLSMAPDIMTPEDQIEA, from the exons GCTACTTCGCTGTTTGCAGCCCtgaagcagcagcaacaacaagctCGCGACAGTGTTCCCTCGTCGAGGGATCGCGATAATCGAGAACGAGATCGAGATCGACTGTCGGTTCGTAACCGTGAGAACACCAGGAGTAACGAGTTAAGTGGCGGCGTAACagaacaacagcaacaacaacagcagcagcagcagcaacaagaCCTCACGATCGAGTACCAGAGCAATGGAAAGCTCAGTCCCGCTGGGCACGCAGTGACAACAGCACCCATGACCCAGCAAAAGCAACCTATCATCACGCAACAATCGCAACAGCCCAGTTCCGGGGCGCCAGGTCCCCAACCGAGCCCCCATCAAAGTCCACAAGCCCCACAGAGGGCTTCTCCGCCGAATCCTTCGCAGGGTCCTCCGCCCGGAGGGCCGCCAGGGGCACCACCCTCTCAGAATCCCTCGCAGATGATGCTCAGCCCGGCTAGCGGCATTCATCAAATGCAACAATTGTTGCAACAGCACATACTCAGCCCCACCCAGCTGCAGTCGTTCATGCAGCAACACACGCTTTActtgcagcaacaacagcaacagcatcaTCAG GATACCACGTCGGAGCATGCGTCGAATCAGGAACGATTCGGCTACTTTTCCTCCCTGAAGGAC cacCAACATCAGTTCGCGGAACTGGGCAGGAAGAAGCTGGAGCGAATGATACAGCAACTGCAGGAACAGTTACAGCTGAACGTGATCCAGCAGACGCATTTGTTGCAAACGGCCGACAAGAAGAAAGCTTCCGCTCCTCTTCAGCAACTGGCGCTTCAGCAGCAACAATTGATCCAGCAACTTCAGATCACGCAGAGCCAGTACCTTCTTCAGCAGGGGCTGGGTCTTCAGGGGCACAATCCTTCTTCGG GTCTGCAACCGGGTGAAGGTCTACCAATGTGGAAATCGGAGACACCGGATGGTCCTGAATCCCACCAGAACTCGAACGTTCCAAAATCTGGGGCTGGACTCAACG GACTTCTGAATTCGACAGTGTCGAGTCGGCGGTCGGAGATGAACGGAACTACTCCGCTGGACGAGAAACCGTTGGACGTTTCCTCTAACGACAAGGCACATCCCCTCTACGGTCATGGGGTCTGCAAGTGGCCAGGCTGTGAAGTTATTTGTGAAGACTATCAAGCATTCCTTAA ACATTTAAACACGGAACACACGCTGGATGACCGATCGACGGCGCAGGCCAGAGTTCAGATGCAAGTTGTGTCGCAGTTGGAGATTCAGTTGCAGAAGGAACGGGACCGATTGACCGCCATGATGCATCATCTGCACGTGGCGAAACAAATGGCTTCCCCTGAACCGCCAAAGTCGTCCGAGTCATCG ACGGGCTCTAGTATACCAAAGTTAAATCTCTCCACCGCCCTGATGAGCCAACCACCGCCAAACTTCGGCGTCTCCCAAGTGTCTCCCGTCTCGATATCCGCCCTGGTCTCGGCTGTGAGGTCGCCAGCAGGTGGACAGCTACAACCATCCAGTGGAGCACCCATGCCACCCATTCCTAACATGTCGAACATGTCTGGAATGCCTCCGCTTCCGACCATGCCGGGCAGCATGCCCACGATGCCGACCATGCCCAGCATGCCGGGGCCCATCAGGCGACGTATCAGCGACAAATCCGCGTTATCACTGGCAGGAG GACTGTATGACGAGGGCACTGTAAGGCGCAGAGTAGCCGTCGATAGATCTGGAATAGATATTAACGAAG AAATTCAACGAAATAGGGAATTTTACAAGAACGCCGACGTCAGGCCGCCGTTCACATATGCATCCTTAATTCGACAG TCCATCATCGAGTCACCGGAGAAGCAGCTGACGCTGAACGAGATCTACAATTGGTTCCAGAACACATTCTGCTACTTCCGGCGCAACGCAGCAACGTGGAAG AACGCGATCCGCACCAATCTATCATTGCACAAGTGTTTTGTGCGCTATGAGGACGACTTCGGGTCATTCTGGATGGTGGACGACGCCGAGTTCGTAAAGCGGCGGCATCTGTCCCGCGGCCGCCCCAGGAAATATGACCCAACCCCATCACCCACTCCACCCCACCTCTCCGCACA GGGTGTCCCGTCGAAGAGTCCAACCTTGACCCACAGTCCAACCATGTACGGTGATGCGTTAAACGCCAACCTCCAG TATTTCCAGCCGGCGCTCGGTGACTCGAATATGGGATTTCTCAGCAACTCCATGTGCACGTCGACGACAACGAGCCCCGACAAGGAACACGTGTTAGCCCACAACGATTTAAT GTCGCCGTTGGATGAACCAGCCGTGCACATAAAACAGGAGGGCCAAAGTCCGGAGGGTGGTAAACTGACGAGATTAATAAAACGGGAGCTACTGGACGCATCCGCGGAACAAGAGGGCGAGGAAGATCAAGTGGACGAGAGGGAGTATCCCGAAAGTCACGGACACGATTCCGGCCAGGACGAGGACATGGCTGAAGACCTGTCGATGGCGCCCGACATAATGACCCCGGAGGATCAGATCGAGGCGTAG
- the FoxP gene encoding forkhead box transcription factor P isoform X7 gives MLEPRWRPVQGHIGENPFDNGSWGKEQFQPSTVPWQLNPRGHARPSDDGIMDHDTDGDGAINLSTSQRPSAATTPNGDTPSYGQDQQDNDQATSLFAALKQQQQQARDSVPSSRDRDNRERDRDRLSVRNRENTRSNELSGGVTEQQQQQQQQQQQQDLTIEYQSNGKLSPAGHAVTTAPMTQQKQPIITQQSQQPSSGAPGPQPSPHQSPQAPQRASPPNPSQGPPPGGPPGAPPSQNPSQMMLSPASGIHQMQQLLQQHILSPTQLQSFMQQHTLYLQQQQQQHHQDTTSEHASNQERFGYFSSLKDHQHQFAELGRKKLERMIQQLQEQLQLNVIQQTHLLQTADKKKASAPLQQLALQQQQLIQQLQITQSQYLLQQGLGLQGHNPSSGLQPGEGLPMWKSETPDGPESHQNSNVPKSGAGLNGLLNSTVSSRRSEMNGTTPLDEKPLDVSSNDKAHPLYGHGVCKWPGCEVICEDYQAFLKHLNTEHTLDDRSTAQARVQMQVVSQLEIQLQKERDRLTAMMHHLHVAKQMASPEPPKSSESSTGSSIPKLNLSTALMSQPPPNFGVSQVSPVSISALVSAVRSPAGGQLQPSSGAPMPPIPNMSNMSGMPPLPTMPGSMPTMPTMPSMPGPIRRRISDKSALSLAGGLYDEGTVRRRVAVDRSGIDINEEIQRNREFYKNADVRPPFTYASLIRQSIIESPEKQLTLNEIYNWFQNTFCYFRRNAATWKNAVRHNLSLHKCFMRVENVKGAVWTVDEVEFYKRRPQRACSTTGGVPSKSPTLTHSPTMYGDALNANLQPALGDSNMGFLSNSMCTSTTTSPDKEHVLAHNDLMSPLDEPAVHIKQEGQSPEGGKLTRLIKRELLDASAEQEGEEDQVDEREYPESHGHDSGQDEDMAEDLSMAPDIMTPEDQIEA, from the exons GCTACTTCGCTGTTTGCAGCCCtgaagcagcagcaacaacaagctCGCGACAGTGTTCCCTCGTCGAGGGATCGCGATAATCGAGAACGAGATCGAGATCGACTGTCGGTTCGTAACCGTGAGAACACCAGGAGTAACGAGTTAAGTGGCGGCGTAACagaacaacagcaacaacaacagcagcagcagcagcaacaagaCCTCACGATCGAGTACCAGAGCAATGGAAAGCTCAGTCCCGCTGGGCACGCAGTGACAACAGCACCCATGACCCAGCAAAAGCAACCTATCATCACGCAACAATCGCAACAGCCCAGTTCCGGGGCGCCAGGTCCCCAACCGAGCCCCCATCAAAGTCCACAAGCCCCACAGAGGGCTTCTCCGCCGAATCCTTCGCAGGGTCCTCCGCCCGGAGGGCCGCCAGGGGCACCACCCTCTCAGAATCCCTCGCAGATGATGCTCAGCCCGGCTAGCGGCATTCATCAAATGCAACAATTGTTGCAACAGCACATACTCAGCCCCACCCAGCTGCAGTCGTTCATGCAGCAACACACGCTTTActtgcagcaacaacagcaacagcatcaTCAG GATACCACGTCGGAGCATGCGTCGAATCAGGAACGATTCGGCTACTTTTCCTCCCTGAAGGAC cacCAACATCAGTTCGCGGAACTGGGCAGGAAGAAGCTGGAGCGAATGATACAGCAACTGCAGGAACAGTTACAGCTGAACGTGATCCAGCAGACGCATTTGTTGCAAACGGCCGACAAGAAGAAAGCTTCCGCTCCTCTTCAGCAACTGGCGCTTCAGCAGCAACAATTGATCCAGCAACTTCAGATCACGCAGAGCCAGTACCTTCTTCAGCAGGGGCTGGGTCTTCAGGGGCACAATCCTTCTTCGG GTCTGCAACCGGGTGAAGGTCTACCAATGTGGAAATCGGAGACACCGGATGGTCCTGAATCCCACCAGAACTCGAACGTTCCAAAATCTGGGGCTGGACTCAACG GACTTCTGAATTCGACAGTGTCGAGTCGGCGGTCGGAGATGAACGGAACTACTCCGCTGGACGAGAAACCGTTGGACGTTTCCTCTAACGACAAGGCACATCCCCTCTACGGTCATGGGGTCTGCAAGTGGCCAGGCTGTGAAGTTATTTGTGAAGACTATCAAGCATTCCTTAA ACATTTAAACACGGAACACACGCTGGATGACCGATCGACGGCGCAGGCCAGAGTTCAGATGCAAGTTGTGTCGCAGTTGGAGATTCAGTTGCAGAAGGAACGGGACCGATTGACCGCCATGATGCATCATCTGCACGTGGCGAAACAAATGGCTTCCCCTGAACCGCCAAAGTCGTCCGAGTCATCG ACGGGCTCTAGTATACCAAAGTTAAATCTCTCCACCGCCCTGATGAGCCAACCACCGCCAAACTTCGGCGTCTCCCAAGTGTCTCCCGTCTCGATATCCGCCCTGGTCTCGGCTGTGAGGTCGCCAGCAGGTGGACAGCTACAACCATCCAGTGGAGCACCCATGCCACCCATTCCTAACATGTCGAACATGTCTGGAATGCCTCCGCTTCCGACCATGCCGGGCAGCATGCCCACGATGCCGACCATGCCCAGCATGCCGGGGCCCATCAGGCGACGTATCAGCGACAAATCCGCGTTATCACTGGCAGGAG GACTGTATGACGAGGGCACTGTAAGGCGCAGAGTAGCCGTCGATAGATCTGGAATAGATATTAACGAAG AAATTCAACGAAATAGGGAATTTTACAAGAACGCCGACGTCAGGCCGCCGTTCACATATGCATCCTTAATTCGACAG TCCATCATCGAGTCACCGGAGAAGCAGCTGACGCTGAACGAGATCTACAATTGGTTCCAGAACACATTCTGCTACTTCCGGCGCAACGCAGCAACGTGGAAG AACGCAGTGCGACACAACCTGTCTCTCCACAAATGTTTCATGCGAGTCGAAAACGTGAAAGGCGCCGTATGGACGGTGGACGAAGTGGAGTTTTACAAGAGACGTCCTCAACGCGCTTGCAGCACGACCGG GGGTGTCCCGTCGAAGAGTCCAACCTTGACCCACAGTCCAACCATGTACGGTGATGCGTTAAACGCCAACCTCCAG CCGGCGCTCGGTGACTCGAATATGGGATTTCTCAGCAACTCCATGTGCACGTCGACGACAACGAGCCCCGACAAGGAACACGTGTTAGCCCACAACGATTTAAT GTCGCCGTTGGATGAACCAGCCGTGCACATAAAACAGGAGGGCCAAAGTCCGGAGGGTGGTAAACTGACGAGATTAATAAAACGGGAGCTACTGGACGCATCCGCGGAACAAGAGGGCGAGGAAGATCAAGTGGACGAGAGGGAGTATCCCGAAAGTCACGGACACGATTCCGGCCAGGACGAGGACATGGCTGAAGACCTGTCGATGGCGCCCGACATAATGACCCCGGAGGATCAGATCGAGGCGTAG
- the FoxP gene encoding forkhead box transcription factor P isoform X2: MLEPRWRPVQGHIGENPFDNGSWGKEQFQPSTVPWQLNPRGHARPSDDGIMDHDTDGDGAINLSTSQRPSAATTPNGDTPSYGQDQQDNDQATSLFAALKQQQQQARDSVPSSRDRDNRERDRDRLSVRNRENTRSNELSGGVTEQQQQQQQQQQQQDLTIEYQSNGKLSPAGHAVTTAPMTQQKQPIITQQSQQPSSGAPGPQPSPHQSPQAPQRASPPNPSQGPPPGGPPGAPPSQNPSQMMLSPASGIHQMQQLLQQHILSPTQLQSFMQQHTLYLQQQQQQHHQDTTSEHASNQERFGYFSSLKDHQHQFAELGRKKLERMIQQLQEQLQLNVIQQTHLLQTADKKKASAPLQQLALQQQQLIQQLQITQSQYLLQQGLGLQGHNPSSGLQPGEGLPMWKSETPDGPESHQNSNVPKSGAGLNGLLNSTVSSRRSEMNGTTPLDEKPLDVSSNDKAHPLYGHGVCKWPGCEVICEDYQAFLKHLNTEHTLDDRSTAQARVQMQVVSQLEIQLQKERDRLTAMMHHLHVAKQMASPEPPKSSESSTGSSIPKLNLSTALMSQPPPNFGVSQVSPVSISALVSAVRSPAGGQLQPSSGAPMPPIPNMSNMSGMPPLPTMPGSMPTMPTMPSMPGPIRRRISDKSALSLAGGLYDEGTVRRRVAVDRSGIDINEEIQRNREFYKNADVRPPFTYASLIRQSIIESPEKQLTLNEIYNWFQNTFCYFRRNAATWKNAIRTNLSLHKCFVRYEDDFGSFWMVDDAEFVKRRHLSRGRPRKYDPTPSPTPPHLSAQGVPSKSPTLTHSPTMYGDALNANLQPALGDSNMGFLSNSMCTSTTTSPDKEHVLAHNDLMSPLDEPAVHIKQEGQSPEGGKLTRLIKRELLDASAEQEGEEDQVDEREYPESHGHDSGQDEDMAEDLSMAPDIMTPEDQIEA; this comes from the exons GCTACTTCGCTGTTTGCAGCCCtgaagcagcagcaacaacaagctCGCGACAGTGTTCCCTCGTCGAGGGATCGCGATAATCGAGAACGAGATCGAGATCGACTGTCGGTTCGTAACCGTGAGAACACCAGGAGTAACGAGTTAAGTGGCGGCGTAACagaacaacagcaacaacaacagcagcagcagcagcaacaagaCCTCACGATCGAGTACCAGAGCAATGGAAAGCTCAGTCCCGCTGGGCACGCAGTGACAACAGCACCCATGACCCAGCAAAAGCAACCTATCATCACGCAACAATCGCAACAGCCCAGTTCCGGGGCGCCAGGTCCCCAACCGAGCCCCCATCAAAGTCCACAAGCCCCACAGAGGGCTTCTCCGCCGAATCCTTCGCAGGGTCCTCCGCCCGGAGGGCCGCCAGGGGCACCACCCTCTCAGAATCCCTCGCAGATGATGCTCAGCCCGGCTAGCGGCATTCATCAAATGCAACAATTGTTGCAACAGCACATACTCAGCCCCACCCAGCTGCAGTCGTTCATGCAGCAACACACGCTTTActtgcagcaacaacagcaacagcatcaTCAG GATACCACGTCGGAGCATGCGTCGAATCAGGAACGATTCGGCTACTTTTCCTCCCTGAAGGAC cacCAACATCAGTTCGCGGAACTGGGCAGGAAGAAGCTGGAGCGAATGATACAGCAACTGCAGGAACAGTTACAGCTGAACGTGATCCAGCAGACGCATTTGTTGCAAACGGCCGACAAGAAGAAAGCTTCCGCTCCTCTTCAGCAACTGGCGCTTCAGCAGCAACAATTGATCCAGCAACTTCAGATCACGCAGAGCCAGTACCTTCTTCAGCAGGGGCTGGGTCTTCAGGGGCACAATCCTTCTTCGG GTCTGCAACCGGGTGAAGGTCTACCAATGTGGAAATCGGAGACACCGGATGGTCCTGAATCCCACCAGAACTCGAACGTTCCAAAATCTGGGGCTGGACTCAACG GACTTCTGAATTCGACAGTGTCGAGTCGGCGGTCGGAGATGAACGGAACTACTCCGCTGGACGAGAAACCGTTGGACGTTTCCTCTAACGACAAGGCACATCCCCTCTACGGTCATGGGGTCTGCAAGTGGCCAGGCTGTGAAGTTATTTGTGAAGACTATCAAGCATTCCTTAA ACATTTAAACACGGAACACACGCTGGATGACCGATCGACGGCGCAGGCCAGAGTTCAGATGCAAGTTGTGTCGCAGTTGGAGATTCAGTTGCAGAAGGAACGGGACCGATTGACCGCCATGATGCATCATCTGCACGTGGCGAAACAAATGGCTTCCCCTGAACCGCCAAAGTCGTCCGAGTCATCG ACGGGCTCTAGTATACCAAAGTTAAATCTCTCCACCGCCCTGATGAGCCAACCACCGCCAAACTTCGGCGTCTCCCAAGTGTCTCCCGTCTCGATATCCGCCCTGGTCTCGGCTGTGAGGTCGCCAGCAGGTGGACAGCTACAACCATCCAGTGGAGCACCCATGCCACCCATTCCTAACATGTCGAACATGTCTGGAATGCCTCCGCTTCCGACCATGCCGGGCAGCATGCCCACGATGCCGACCATGCCCAGCATGCCGGGGCCCATCAGGCGACGTATCAGCGACAAATCCGCGTTATCACTGGCAGGAG GACTGTATGACGAGGGCACTGTAAGGCGCAGAGTAGCCGTCGATAGATCTGGAATAGATATTAACGAAG AAATTCAACGAAATAGGGAATTTTACAAGAACGCCGACGTCAGGCCGCCGTTCACATATGCATCCTTAATTCGACAG TCCATCATCGAGTCACCGGAGAAGCAGCTGACGCTGAACGAGATCTACAATTGGTTCCAGAACACATTCTGCTACTTCCGGCGCAACGCAGCAACGTGGAAG AACGCGATCCGCACCAATCTATCATTGCACAAGTGTTTTGTGCGCTATGAGGACGACTTCGGGTCATTCTGGATGGTGGACGACGCCGAGTTCGTAAAGCGGCGGCATCTGTCCCGCGGCCGCCCCAGGAAATATGACCCAACCCCATCACCCACTCCACCCCACCTCTCCGCACA GGGTGTCCCGTCGAAGAGTCCAACCTTGACCCACAGTCCAACCATGTACGGTGATGCGTTAAACGCCAACCTCCAG CCGGCGCTCGGTGACTCGAATATGGGATTTCTCAGCAACTCCATGTGCACGTCGACGACAACGAGCCCCGACAAGGAACACGTGTTAGCCCACAACGATTTAAT GTCGCCGTTGGATGAACCAGCCGTGCACATAAAACAGGAGGGCCAAAGTCCGGAGGGTGGTAAACTGACGAGATTAATAAAACGGGAGCTACTGGACGCATCCGCGGAACAAGAGGGCGAGGAAGATCAAGTGGACGAGAGGGAGTATCCCGAAAGTCACGGACACGATTCCGGCCAGGACGAGGACATGGCTGAAGACCTGTCGATGGCGCCCGACATAATGACCCCGGAGGATCAGATCGAGGCGTAG
- the FoxP gene encoding forkhead box transcription factor P isoform X11 — translation MLEPRWRPVQGHIGENPFDNGSWGKEQFQPSTVPWQLNPRGHARPSDDGIMDHDTDGDGAINLSTSQRPSAATTPNGDTPSYGQDQQDNDQATSLFAALKQQQQQARDSVPSSRDRDNRERDRDRLSVRNRENTRSNELSGGVTEQQQQQQQQQQQQDLTIEYQSNGKLSPAGHAVTTAPMTQQKQPIITQQSQQPSSGAPGPQPSPHQSPQAPQRASPPNPSQGPPPGGPPGAPPSQNPSQMMLSPASGIHQMQQLLQQHILSPTQLQSFMQQHTLYLQQQQQQHHQDTTSEHASNQERFGYFSSLKDHQHQFAELGRKKLERMIQQLQEQLQLNVIQQTHLLQTADKKKASAPLQQLALQQQQLIQQLQITQSQYLLQQGLGLQGHNPSSGLQPGEGLPMWKSETPDGPESHQNSNVPKSGAGLNVSSRRSEMNGTTPLDEKPLDVSSNDKAHPLYGHGVCKWPGCEVICEDYQAFLKHLNTEHTLDDRSTAQARVQMQVVSQLEIQLQKERDRLTAMMHHLHVAKQMASPEPPKSSESSTGSSIPKLNLSTALMSQPPPNFGVSQVSPVSISALVSAVRSPAGGQLQPSSGAPMPPIPNMSNMSGMPPLPTMPGSMPTMPTMPSMPGPIRRRISDKSALSLAGGLYDEGTVRRRVAVDRSGIDINEEIQRNREFYKNADVRPPFTYASLIRQSIIESPEKQLTLNEIYNWFQNTFCYFRRNAATWKNAVRHNLSLHKCFMRVENVKGAVWTVDEVEFYKRRPQRACSTTGGVPSKSPTLTHSPTMYGDALNANLQPALGDSNMGFLSNSMCTSTTTSPDKEHVLAHNDLMSPLDEPAVHIKQEGQSPEGGKLTRLIKRELLDASAEQEGEEDQVDEREYPESHGHDSGQDEDMAEDLSMAPDIMTPEDQIEA, via the exons GCTACTTCGCTGTTTGCAGCCCtgaagcagcagcaacaacaagctCGCGACAGTGTTCCCTCGTCGAGGGATCGCGATAATCGAGAACGAGATCGAGATCGACTGTCGGTTCGTAACCGTGAGAACACCAGGAGTAACGAGTTAAGTGGCGGCGTAACagaacaacagcaacaacaacagcagcagcagcagcaacaagaCCTCACGATCGAGTACCAGAGCAATGGAAAGCTCAGTCCCGCTGGGCACGCAGTGACAACAGCACCCATGACCCAGCAAAAGCAACCTATCATCACGCAACAATCGCAACAGCCCAGTTCCGGGGCGCCAGGTCCCCAACCGAGCCCCCATCAAAGTCCACAAGCCCCACAGAGGGCTTCTCCGCCGAATCCTTCGCAGGGTCCTCCGCCCGGAGGGCCGCCAGGGGCACCACCCTCTCAGAATCCCTCGCAGATGATGCTCAGCCCGGCTAGCGGCATTCATCAAATGCAACAATTGTTGCAACAGCACATACTCAGCCCCACCCAGCTGCAGTCGTTCATGCAGCAACACACGCTTTActtgcagcaacaacagcaacagcatcaTCAG GATACCACGTCGGAGCATGCGTCGAATCAGGAACGATTCGGCTACTTTTCCTCCCTGAAGGAC cacCAACATCAGTTCGCGGAACTGGGCAGGAAGAAGCTGGAGCGAATGATACAGCAACTGCAGGAACAGTTACAGCTGAACGTGATCCAGCAGACGCATTTGTTGCAAACGGCCGACAAGAAGAAAGCTTCCGCTCCTCTTCAGCAACTGGCGCTTCAGCAGCAACAATTGATCCAGCAACTTCAGATCACGCAGAGCCAGTACCTTCTTCAGCAGGGGCTGGGTCTTCAGGGGCACAATCCTTCTTCGG GTCTGCAACCGGGTGAAGGTCTACCAATGTGGAAATCGGAGACACCGGATGGTCCTGAATCCCACCAGAACTCGAACGTTCCAAAATCTGGGGCTGGACTCAACG TGTCGAGTCGGCGGTCGGAGATGAACGGAACTACTCCGCTGGACGAGAAACCGTTGGACGTTTCCTCTAACGACAAGGCACATCCCCTCTACGGTCATGGGGTCTGCAAGTGGCCAGGCTGTGAAGTTATTTGTGAAGACTATCAAGCATTCCTTAA ACATTTAAACACGGAACACACGCTGGATGACCGATCGACGGCGCAGGCCAGAGTTCAGATGCAAGTTGTGTCGCAGTTGGAGATTCAGTTGCAGAAGGAACGGGACCGATTGACCGCCATGATGCATCATCTGCACGTGGCGAAACAAATGGCTTCCCCTGAACCGCCAAAGTCGTCCGAGTCATCG ACGGGCTCTAGTATACCAAAGTTAAATCTCTCCACCGCCCTGATGAGCCAACCACCGCCAAACTTCGGCGTCTCCCAAGTGTCTCCCGTCTCGATATCCGCCCTGGTCTCGGCTGTGAGGTCGCCAGCAGGTGGACAGCTACAACCATCCAGTGGAGCACCCATGCCACCCATTCCTAACATGTCGAACATGTCTGGAATGCCTCCGCTTCCGACCATGCCGGGCAGCATGCCCACGATGCCGACCATGCCCAGCATGCCGGGGCCCATCAGGCGACGTATCAGCGACAAATCCGCGTTATCACTGGCAGGAG GACTGTATGACGAGGGCACTGTAAGGCGCAGAGTAGCCGTCGATAGATCTGGAATAGATATTAACGAAG AAATTCAACGAAATAGGGAATTTTACAAGAACGCCGACGTCAGGCCGCCGTTCACATATGCATCCTTAATTCGACAG TCCATCATCGAGTCACCGGAGAAGCAGCTGACGCTGAACGAGATCTACAATTGGTTCCAGAACACATTCTGCTACTTCCGGCGCAACGCAGCAACGTGGAAG AACGCAGTGCGACACAACCTGTCTCTCCACAAATGTTTCATGCGAGTCGAAAACGTGAAAGGCGCCGTATGGACGGTGGACGAAGTGGAGTTTTACAAGAGACGTCCTCAACGCGCTTGCAGCACGACCGG GGGTGTCCCGTCGAAGAGTCCAACCTTGACCCACAGTCCAACCATGTACGGTGATGCGTTAAACGCCAACCTCCAG CCGGCGCTCGGTGACTCGAATATGGGATTTCTCAGCAACTCCATGTGCACGTCGACGACAACGAGCCCCGACAAGGAACACGTGTTAGCCCACAACGATTTAAT GTCGCCGTTGGATGAACCAGCCGTGCACATAAAACAGGAGGGCCAAAGTCCGGAGGGTGGTAAACTGACGAGATTAATAAAACGGGAGCTACTGGACGCATCCGCGGAACAAGAGGGCGAGGAAGATCAAGTGGACGAGAGGGAGTATCCCGAAAGTCACGGACACGATTCCGGCCAGGACGAGGACATGGCTGAAGACCTGTCGATGGCGCCCGACATAATGACCCCGGAGGATCAGATCGAGGCGTAG